Proteins encoded in a region of the Mercenaria mercenaria strain notata chromosome 1, MADL_Memer_1, whole genome shotgun sequence genome:
- the LOC123525219 gene encoding histidine-rich glycoprotein-like, which produces MPGCKALSSHNQTPPVFTKTNLFDLIPNKYDLSVGTQVTVSCAPSLRLEGESSLTCLANGQWNYTTRPTCKESDARRERAWQDSNSNVIILGVIWGLAAVFVLAVLIKGITFCIRTRRQNKHKQVHEKHGGTYVHHGEGYGHHRHGHHGEHHGQKAGGHGHDREHHGQHSDGHGHHKEHRGQHSDGHGHHREHHGQQSNGHGHHKEHHGQHSDGHSHHKEHHGQHGHHNKMYKHSEHNDGYRHHNEEHGHQRDSPGHHANHGNGEHTDGHSNHKGSHEHGRQKNGHHHHKASHGHHDHRDKQVHHRSIYDQSTDQNEALSAYELSQF; this is translated from the exons ATGCCAG GCTGTAAAGCACTTAGTTCACATAACCAGACCCCTCCAGTCTTCACAAAGACAAATTTGTTCGACCTCATACCAAACAAGTATGACTTGAGTGTAGGAACTCAGGTTACTGTTAGCTGCGCTCCAAGTCTTAGGTTAGAAGGCGAGTCATCACTGACCTGTTTAGCTAACGGACAATGGAACTACACAACCAGACCGACCTGCAAAG AGTCTGATGCAAGACGTGAGAGAGCTTGGCAAGACTCAAACAGTAATGTGATTATTCTTGGTGTTATATGGGGACTGGCAGCTGTGTTTGTTCTTGCTGTGCTTATTAAGGGAATTACATTTTGTATACGGACGAGACGACAAAATAAGCATAAACAGGTGCATGAAAAACATGGAGGAACGTATGTGCATCATGGTGAGGGATATGGGCATCATAGGCATGGACATCATGGCGAACATCACGGCCAAAAAGCAGGCGGTCATGGTCATGATAGGGAACATCATGGCCAACATTCAGACGGACATGGTCATCATAAGGAACACCGCGGCCAACATTCAGACGGACATGGTCATCATCGGGAGCATCACGGCCAACAATCAAACGGACATGGCCATCATAAGGAACATCACGGCCAACATTCAGACGGACATAGTCATCATAAGGAACATCATGGACAACATGGCcatcataataaaatgtacaagCATAGTGAACACAATGATGGGTATAGACATCACAATGAAGAGCATGGTCATCAAAGAGATAGTCCTGGACATCATGCAAATCACGGAAACGGAGAACATACAGACGGTCACAGTAATCATAAAGGGAGTCATGAACACGGCCGTCAAAAAAATGGTCACCATCATCATAAAGCGAGCCACGGGCATCATGACCACAGAGACaaacaagttcatcatagaagcATATATGATCAATCGACTGATCAAAATGAAGCTTTGTCTGCTTATGAGTTATCTCAGTTCTGA
- the LOC123525227 gene encoding acylphosphatase-1-like yields MEETSYLDASRLLSVDYEVFGLVQGVYFRKYALQAANKLGVTGCVKNTRTGSIKGVIQGNKANVKLMQDWLYKEGSPECVIQGCQFQNEREIITLEFNQFKVEPSGW; encoded by the exons ATGGAGGAAACAAGTTACTTGGATGCTTCACGGCTTCTGTCAGTAGACTATGAGGTCTTTGGACTCGTCCAAG GTGTTTACTTCAGAAAg TATGCGTTGCAAGCAGCAAATAAACTTGGTGTGACTGGTtgtgtgaaaaatacaagaaCTGGCTCAATAAAAGGTGTGATACAAGGAAACAAAGCAAATGTAAAACTAAT GCAAGACTGGTTGTACAAAGAAGGAAGTCCAGAATGTGTAATTCAAGGATGCCAATTTCAGAATGAACGTGAGATAATCACCCTGGAGTTTAATCAGTTCAAAGTTGAACCAAGTGGCTGGTAA
- the LOC123525211 gene encoding cytochrome P450 2C23-like: MACQFVYDIFSYLTQLSITSFILVITVCILLHYIFFSKRYNPPLPPSPNFKLPLIGHLHLLEHDMRKPFRKYRKQLGDVFTLYFGGRLTIVISGYETLREAFLKNGELFADRPSLYITDIATRNRGFTLANGERWREHRRFALSTLKDFGMGKSKLEGKIHEEVESFLSEIEAHKGDPFDPKDIISTHIANIICFILFKGQFKHDDQRFLGMIRLFDENMESAAGLANLMPWLAEFPGDPLKCKKMISNADKIFEYVDDIIDEHVREYDENEIDDLTSAYIKEMKRKETNGETTTMCFEELSGMIGDLFIAGSHTTTAALRWAIVCLVQFPEMQEEMYEIISSRIGNERLPSTMDKTSLGYIEAFYLEVLRYCTITISSGVHATTRDLTFKGFTIPKYALIMPDVYSALHDQDTWHDPENFRPERFLDENGNIRKREEMIAFFLGKRNCVGESLARMELLLFVGALVQRFRLESQNDEAVSLERVDGVFGLVHTPKPYRIVATLRV; encoded by the exons ATGGCTTGTCAATTCGTTTACGATATTTTTAGTTATTTAACACAGTTATCAATAACTTCGTTTATTTTGGTTATCACTGTTTGTATACTGTTACACTACATATTCTTCTCAAAGCGGTATAACCCTCCTTTACCACCGTCACCGAATTTTAAACTTCCGTTGATTGGACATTTACACTTATTGGAGCATGACATGAGAAAACCGTTCAGAAAATACCGGAAACAACTTGGCGATGTATTCACGTTGTATTTTGGTGGAAGGCTGACAATTGTGATATCGGGATATGAGACTTTGAGAGAAGCCTTTCTTAAAAATGGAGAGTTGTTCGCCGACCGACCAAGTCTTTATATAACAGATATTGCTACAAGAAACCGAG GTTTTACACTTGCGAATGGGGAGCGTTGGAGGGAACATCGTCGGTTTGCTTTAAGTACCTTAAAAGATTTTGGAATGGGGAAAAGCAAACTTGAGGGAAAGATCCACGAAGAAGTTGAATCTTTCTTATCTGAAATTGAGGCTCACAAAGGAGATCCCTTTGACCCAAAGGATATCATCAGCACACACATAGCGAATATCATATGCTTCATTTTGTTCAAAGGCCAGTTTAAACATGATGATCAGCGATTCTTAGGGATGATCAGGCTATTTGACGAGAACATGGA ATCTGCTGCTGGACTCGCAAACCTCATGCCATGGTTAGCTGAATTTCCAGGTGATCCTCTAAAGTGCAAGAAAATGATTAGCAATGCTGATAAAATATTTGAGTATGTTGACGATATCATTGACGAACATGTGAGGGAGTATGACGAAAACGAAATAGATGATCTGACAAGTGCTTATATTAAGGAAATGAAGAGAAAGGAAACCAATGGGGAAACAACTACAATGTGCT ttgagGAGCTGTCGGGAATGATTGGAGATTTGTTTATTGCTGGCTCACATACAACGACTGCAGCATTAAGATGGGCAATAGTTTGTCTTGTTCAGTTTCCCGAAATGCAAGAGGAAATGTACGAGATTATATCCTCTAGGATCGGAAATGAGAGACTGCCATCTACTATGGACAAAACCTCATTAGGATACATTGAAGCTTTTTATTTGGAAGTATTAAG GTATTGCACTATAACGATATCGAGCGGAGTCCATGCTACAACTAGAGATTTAACCTTCAAAGGGTTCACTATTCCAAAATATGCGCTTATTATGCCAGATGTGTATTCTGCTCTGCATGACCAAGACACCTGGCATGATCCCGAAAACTTCAGACCAGAACGTTTTCTTGACGAAAATGGCAACATAAGAAAGCGAGAAGAGATGATAGCGTTTTTTCTAG gaAAGCGCAATTGTGTTGGAGAATCTTTGGCACGAATGGAATTGCTGCTGTTTGTAGGAGCTCTTGTTCAAAGGTTTCGTTTGGAGAGTCAAAATGATGAAGCAGTTTCATTAGAACGCGTTGACGGTGTATTTGGATTAGTGCATACACCAAAGCCATACAGAATTGTTGCAACTTTGCGCGTTTAG
- the LOC123545230 gene encoding vitamin D 25-hydroxylase-like: MRKPFRKYRKQLGDVFTLYFGGRLTIVISGYETLRQAYVKNGELFADRPSLYITDIATKNRGFTLANGERWRKHRRFALSTLKDFGMGKSKLEGKIHEEVESFLSEIEAHKEEPFDPKDIISKHIANIICFILFKGQIKHDDQRFLGMIRLFDENMESAAGLANLMPWLAEFPGDPLKCKKMISNADKVYEYVDDIIDEHVREYDESEIDDLTSAYIKEMKRKEANGETTTVCFEEMSGMIGNLFIAGSHTTTAAIRWAIVCLVQFPEMQEKMYEIISSRIGNDRLPSAMDKTSLGYLEAFYLEVLRYCTITISSGVHATSRDLTFKGFTIPKHALIMPDVYSALHDQDTWHDPENFRPERFLDDNGNIRKREEMIAFFLGKRNYVGESLARMDLLLFVGALVQRFRLESPIDEAVSLERVDGVFGLVHTPRPYRIVATLRV, from the exons ATGAGAAAACCGTTCAGAAAATACCGGAAACAACTTGGCGATGTCTTCACGTTGTATTTTGGTGGAAGGCTGACAATTGTGATATCGGGATATGAGACTTTGAGACAAGCCTATGTTAAAAATGGAGAGTTGTTCGCCGACCGACCAAGTCTTTATATAACAGATATTGCTACAAAAAATCGAG GCTTTACACTTGCGAATGGGGAACGTTGGAGGAAGCATCGTCGGTTTGCTTTAAGTACCTTAAAAGATTTTGGAATGGGGAAAAGCAAACTTGAGGGAAAGATCCACGAAGAAGTTGAATCTTTCTTATCTGAAATTGAGGCCCACAAAGAAGAACCCTTTGACCCAAAGGATATCATCAGCAAACACATAGCGAATATCATATGCTTCATTTTGTTCAAAGGCCAGATTAAACATGATGATCAGCGATTCTTAGGGATGATCAGGCTATTTGACGAGAACATGGA ATCTGCTGCTGGTCTCGCAAACCTCATGCCATGGTTAGCTGAATTTCCAGGTGATCCGCtaaaatgcaagaaaatgatTAGCAATGCTGATAAAGTATATGAGTATGTTGACGATATCATTGATGAACATGTGAGGGAGTATGACGAAAGCGAAATAGATGATCTGACAAGTGCTTATATTAAGGAAATGAAAAGAAAGGAAGCCAATGGGGAAACAACTACAGTGTGCT ttgagGAGATGTCGGGAATGATTGGAAATCTGTTTATTGCTGGCTCACATACAACGACTGCAGCAATAAGATGGGCAATAGTGTGTCTTGTTCAGTTTCCCGAAATGCAAGAGAAAATGTACGAGATTATATCGTCTAGGATCGGAAATGACAGACTGCCATCTGCTATGGACAAAACCTCTTTAGGATACCTTGAAGCTTTTTATTTGGAAGTATTAAG GTATTGCACTATAACAATATCGAGCGGAGTCCATGCTACAAGCAGAGATTTGACCTTCAAAGGGTTCACTATTCCAAAACATGCGCTTATTATGCCAGATGTGTATTCTGCTCTGCATGACCAAGACACCTGGCATGATCCCGAAAACTTCAGACCAGAACGTTTTCTTGATGATAATGGCAACATAAGAAAGCGAGAAGAGATGATAGCGTTTTTCCTAG GAAAACGGAATTATGTCGGAGAATCTTTGGCACGAATGGATTTGCTGCTGTTTGTAGGAGCGCTTGTACAAAGGTTTCGTTTGGAGAGTCCAATTGACGAAGCAGTTTCATTGGAACGCGTTGACGGTGTATTTGGATTAGTGCATACACCGAGACCGTACAGAATTGTTGCAACTCTCCGCGTTTAG
- the LOC123545279 gene encoding growth hormone secretagogue receptor type 1-like has product MFNNTTSLDTSSDTPQLFNNDCVLPENWTTAPFAYGEVDSLLDTISLPILFVFGIFGNTFTVVILFRQKGHWHTLERFLTALAFSDTVLLIFDVLVVWLGYIRETELFDDSEIICKLHLYLSQTCYQFSAWILVALTIERLLSVVVPHKLRDIVTTKRVNIYITILVILAFGINSHLIFGTGHDEGESNKCWYESDSYESFYNIAWTWIELFIEFAIPFVIILFSNVILLYKLSKRQKILSQTKGLNTGRNQRLTLMVVMLCIVFCVSMSPYVLCKLFWESWADNLHQLWCVDKEEYDEKVDQYTWIVAITNAVSYINPSINFILYVISGSRFRGELKALFLCKQAGNKNVFS; this is encoded by the coding sequence ATGTTCAATAATACAACTTCTTTGGATACATCATCTGATACACCGCAGCTATTTAATAATGACTGCGTTCTGCCTGAAAACTGGACCACGGCACCATTTGCTTACGGGGAAGTTGACAGTTTGTTAGACACTATAAGTCTaccaattttgtttgtttttggaatCTTTGGAAATACGTTCACTGTGGTAATTTTGTTTCGACAAAAAGGACACTGGCATACTCTTGAGAGATTTTTGACAGCTTTAGCGTTTTCAGACACTGTTCTTCTTATTTTTGATGTCCTAGTTGTTTGGCTTGGTTATATTAGGGAAACAGAACTTTTTGACGACAGCGAGATTATATGCAAATTACATCTGTATTTGAGTCAAACCTGCTATCAATTTTCAGCATGGATTCTTGTAGCGTTAACAATAGAAAGACTTTTAAGTGTCGTGGTACCTCATAAGTTAAGAGATATTGTTACCACGAAGAGAGTTAACATTTATATAACGATCTTGGTAATATTGGCGTTTGGTATTAACAGCCACCTAATATTTGGCACCGGGCATGACGAGGGTGAATCAAATAAGTGCTGGTATGAGTCAGATTCTTATGAGTCATTTTACAACATTGCCTGGACGTGGATTGAATTATTTATAGAATTTGCTATACCTTTCGTCATCATTCTTTTCTCAAATGTAATTTTGCTTTACAAACtatcaaaaagacaaaaaatattgtCACAAACAAAGGGTCTAAACACAGGAAGGAATCAAAGGCTTACACTCATGGTGGTTATGCTCTGCATAGTGTTTTGCGTATCTATGTCGCCGTATGTTTTGTGCAAGTTGTTCTGGGAATCATGGGCAGACAATCTCCACCAACTTTGGTGCGTAGATAAAGAAGAATACGATGAAAAGGTTGATCAGTATACATGGATTGTGGCTATAACAAATGCTGTTTCCTATATTAATCCATCAATAAATTTTATATTGTATGTTATTTCTGGATCAAGATTCCGAGGAGAACTTAAGGCATTATTCCTTTGTAAACAAGCCGGCAACAAGAATGTGTTCAGTTAA